The Pseudomonas sp. TH06 genome has a window encoding:
- the ntrC gene encoding nitrogen regulation protein NR(I) produces the protein MSRSETVWIVDDDRSIRWVLEKALQQEGMTTQSFDSADGVMSRLARQQPDVIISDIRMPGASGLDLLARIREQHPRLPVIIMTAHSDLDSAVASYQGGAFEYLPKPFDVDEAVSLVKRANQHAQEQQGLEVVPALTRTPEIIGEAPAMQEVFRAIGRLSHSNITVLINGESGTGKELVAHALHRHSPRAASPFIALNMAAIPKDLMESELFGHEKGAFTGAANLRRGRFEQADGGTLFLDEIGDMPADTQTRLLRVLADGEFYRVGGHVPVKVDVRIIAATHQNLETLVHAGKFREDLFHRLNVIRIHIPRLSDRREDIPTLAKHFLSRAAQELAVEPKLLKSETEEYLKNLPWGGNVRQLENTCRWITVMASGREVHISDLPPELLNLPQDSAPVTNWEQALRQWADQALARGQSSLLDSAVPAFERIMIETALKHTAGRRRDAAVLLGWGRNTLTRKIKELGMKVDGGDDDEGDEG, from the coding sequence ATGAGCCGTAGTGAAACCGTGTGGATCGTCGATGACGACCGTTCTATCCGTTGGGTTCTGGAAAAGGCCTTGCAGCAGGAAGGCATGACCACGCAGAGCTTCGACAGCGCCGATGGCGTGATGAGTCGTCTGGCCCGCCAGCAACCGGATGTGATCATTTCCGATATCCGCATGCCAGGTGCCAGCGGTCTCGATCTGCTGGCGCGGATCCGTGAGCAACATCCACGGTTGCCGGTCATCATCATGACCGCTCACTCCGATCTGGACAGCGCTGTCGCCTCCTATCAAGGTGGCGCATTCGAGTACCTGCCCAAGCCATTCGACGTGGATGAGGCGGTGTCGCTGGTCAAACGTGCCAATCAGCACGCGCAAGAGCAGCAAGGCCTGGAAGTGGTGCCCGCGCTGACCCGCACCCCGGAAATCATCGGCGAAGCGCCGGCGATGCAGGAAGTGTTTCGCGCCATCGGCCGCTTGAGCCACTCCAACATCACCGTGCTGATCAACGGCGAATCCGGCACCGGTAAAGAACTGGTCGCCCACGCCCTGCATCGCCACAGCCCGCGCGCGGCCTCGCCGTTCATCGCATTGAACATGGCGGCAATCCCCAAGGACCTGATGGAGTCCGAGCTGTTCGGCCACGAGAAAGGCGCGTTTACCGGCGCGGCCAACTTGCGTCGCGGACGCTTTGAGCAGGCCGATGGCGGCACGCTGTTCCTTGATGAAATCGGCGACATGCCGGCCGATACTCAGACGCGTCTGTTACGCGTATTGGCCGACGGCGAGTTCTACCGCGTCGGCGGCCATGTCCCGGTCAAGGTCGATGTGCGGATCATTGCCGCGACACACCAAAATCTGGAAACCCTGGTGCATGCCGGAAAATTCCGTGAGGACTTGTTCCACCGCCTCAACGTGATCCGCATCCACATCCCGCGCCTGTCGGACCGTCGCGAAGACATCCCGACCCTGGCCAAGCATTTCCTCAGCCGCGCCGCGCAGGAACTGGCGGTCGAGCCGAAACTGCTGAAAAGCGAAACCGAGGAATACCTGAAAAACCTGCCGTGGGGCGGCAACGTACGCCAGCTGGAGAACACCTGCCGCTGGATCACGGTGATGGCGTCCGGGCGCGAGGTGCACATCAGCGACCTACCGCCGGAGTTGCTCAACCTGCCGCAGGACTCGGCGCCGGTGACCAACTGGGAGCAAGCGTTGCGCCAGTGGGCCGATCAGGCGTTGGCACGCGGCCAGTCGAGCCTGCTCGACAGCGCGGTGCCGGCGTTTGAGCGGATCATGATCGAGACGGCGCTGAAACATACCGCTGGCCGTCGCCGGGATGCCGCGGTTTTGCTGGGTTGGGGGCGTAATACCCTGACGCGCAAGATCAAGGAATTGGGAATGAAGGTTGATGGCGGGGATGATGATGAAGGGGATGAGGGCTAA
- a CDS encoding tRNA (cytidine(34)-2'-O)-methyltransferase — protein sequence MFHVILFQPEIPPNTGNVIRLCANSGCHLHLIEPLGFEMDDKRLRRAGLDYHEYATLQRHADLASCLESLGHPRLFAFTTKGSRPFHDAAFVPGDAFIFGPESRGLPPEVLDALPAEQRLRLPMREGCRSLNLSNTVAVAVYEAWRQNDFK from the coding sequence ATGTTTCACGTCATCCTTTTTCAACCAGAAATTCCGCCGAATACCGGCAACGTTATCAGGCTGTGCGCCAACAGTGGCTGCCACCTGCATTTGATCGAACCGCTGGGTTTCGAGATGGACGACAAGCGCCTGCGCCGCGCCGGTCTCGACTACCACGAATATGCCACGCTGCAACGCCACGCCGACCTCGCCAGTTGCCTGGAAAGCCTGGGCCACCCACGGCTGTTTGCGTTCACCACCAAGGGTTCGCGGCCGTTTCACGATGCCGCATTCGTACCGGGCGATGCGTTCATCTTCGGCCCTGAAAGCCGTGGCCTGCCGCCAGAAGTGCTGGACGCCCTGCCCGCTGAACAACGCTTGCGTCTGCCGATGCGCGAAGGCTGCCGCAGCCTGAACCTGTCCAACACCGTGGCAGTCGCCGTGTACGAAGCCTGGCGCCAGAACGACTTCAAGTAA
- the secB gene encoding protein-export chaperone SecB yields the protein MTDQQNTAASEEETAPQFSLQRIYVRDLSFEAPKSPAIFRQQWDPSVGLDLNTRQKELEGDFFEVVLTLSVTVKNGDEVAFIAEVQQAGIFLIKNLDPASMSHTLGAFCPNILFPYARETLDSLVTRGSFPALMLAPVNFDALYAQELQRMQESGETPTVQ from the coding sequence ATGACTGACCAACAGAACACTGCAGCCAGCGAAGAAGAAACCGCACCGCAATTCTCCTTGCAGCGCATCTACGTACGCGACTTGTCCTTCGAAGCCCCGAAAAGCCCGGCGATCTTTCGTCAGCAGTGGGATCCGAGCGTCGGTCTGGATCTGAATACTCGCCAGAAAGAGCTCGAAGGCGATTTCTTTGAAGTCGTGCTGACCCTGTCTGTAACCGTGAAAAACGGTGACGAAGTGGCCTTCATCGCTGAAGTGCAACAGGCCGGTATCTTCCTGATCAAGAACCTCGACCCGGCGTCGATGAGCCACACTCTGGGTGCGTTCTGCCCGAACATCCTGTTCCCTTACGCTCGCGAAACCCTGGACAGCCTGGTCACCCGCGGTTCGTTCCCGGCGCTGATGCTGGCCCCGGTGAACTTCGACGCCCTGTACGCGCAAGAGCTGCAGCGCATGCAGGAAAGCGGCGAGACCCCGACCGTTCAATAA
- the grxC gene encoding glutaredoxin 3 — MSEVIVYSSDYCPYCMRAKQLLANKGVAFEEIKVDGKPQVRAAMAQKAGRTSVPQIWIGSQHVGGCDDLFALERAGKLDALLKA, encoded by the coding sequence ATGAGCGAAGTCATCGTCTACTCCAGCGATTACTGCCCTTATTGCATGCGAGCCAAGCAACTGCTCGCGAACAAAGGTGTGGCCTTCGAAGAGATCAAGGTCGATGGCAAGCCGCAGGTGCGTGCCGCCATGGCCCAGAAAGCGGGGCGCACGTCCGTGCCGCAGATCTGGATCGGCAGCCAGCACGTCGGCGGTTGTGACGATTTATTTGCCTTGGAGCGCGCCGGCAAGCTCGACGCGCTGCTCAAGGCCTGA
- a CDS encoding rhodanese-like domain-containing protein, translating to MVAHLIEFATNHYILVGIFVVLLALLLAHTMQGGGKSLSTGELTALVNKDAGVVVDIRPAKDFAAGHIVGAVNIPQDKLAARIAELEKHKAKTIILVDALGQTAGTHARELMKSGFTAAKLSGGISSWKGDNLPLVK from the coding sequence ATGGTTGCTCACCTGATTGAATTTGCCACTAACCACTACATTCTTGTCGGTATCTTCGTCGTACTGCTGGCTCTGCTGCTGGCGCACACGATGCAGGGCGGCGGTAAAAGCCTGAGCACCGGTGAGCTGACCGCTCTGGTCAACAAAGATGCTGGCGTGGTGGTGGACATCCGTCCGGCCAAGGATTTCGCTGCCGGCCACATCGTTGGCGCCGTGAACATTCCACAGGACAAACTGGCTGCGCGCATCGCCGAGCTGGAAAAACACAAGGCCAAGACCATCATTCTGGTCGACGCTTTGGGCCAGACCGCCGGCACCCACGCCCGCGAGCTGATGAAATCCGGCTTCACCGCCGCCAAGCTGTCCGGCGGGATTTCCAGCTGGAAAGGCGACAACCTGCCGCTGGTGAAATAA
- the gpmI gene encoding 2,3-bisphosphoglycerate-independent phosphoglycerate mutase, with the protein MTTTPKPLVLIILDGFGHSDSPESNAVFAAKKPVLDRLSATVPNGLISGSGMDVGLPDGQMGNSEVGHMNLGAGRVVYQDFTRVTKAIRDGEFFENPTICAAVDKAVAAGKAVHFMGLLSDGGVHSHQDHLIAMAELAFKRGAEKIYLHAFLDGRDTPPKSAASSIELLDATFQALGKGRIASIIGRYFAMDRDNRWDRVAQAYNLIVDGNGEFNAATAQEGLEAAYARGESDEFVKATSIGEPVKVEDGDAVVFMNFRADRARELSRVFVEDGFKEFERARQPKVQYVGLTQYAASIPAPAAFAPGSLENVLGDYLAKNGKTQLRIAETEKYAHVTFFFSGGREEPFPGEERILIPSPKVATYDLQPEMSAPEVTDRIVDAIENQRYDVIVVNYANGDMVGHSGVFDAAVKAVECLDTCVGRIVEALEKVGGEALITADHGNVEQMADESTGQAHTAHTTEPVPFIYVGKRDLKVREGGVLADVAPTMLKLLGLEKPAEMTGTSILV; encoded by the coding sequence ATGACTACCACGCCTAAACCTTTGGTCCTGATCATTCTCGACGGCTTCGGTCACAGCGACAGCCCCGAGTCCAACGCCGTTTTTGCGGCGAAGAAGCCTGTGCTGGATCGCCTTTCGGCCACCGTGCCGAACGGCTTGATCTCGGGGAGCGGCATGGACGTCGGCCTGCCGGACGGCCAGATGGGCAACTCCGAAGTCGGCCACATGAACCTCGGGGCTGGTCGTGTGGTGTATCAGGACTTCACTCGCGTGACCAAAGCGATCCGCGACGGCGAGTTCTTCGAGAACCCGACCATCTGCGCCGCTGTGGATAAAGCCGTGGCCGCCGGCAAAGCCGTGCACTTCATGGGCCTGCTGTCGGATGGCGGCGTACACAGCCACCAGGATCATCTGATCGCCATGGCCGAACTGGCCTTCAAGCGCGGCGCCGAAAAAATTTATCTGCATGCCTTCCTCGACGGCCGCGACACGCCGCCGAAAAGCGCCGCGTCGTCGATCGAATTGCTCGACGCAACGTTCCAGGCACTCGGCAAGGGCCGCATCGCCAGCATCATCGGCCGCTACTTCGCCATGGACCGTGACAACCGCTGGGATCGCGTGGCCCAGGCCTACAACCTGATCGTTGACGGTAACGGCGAATTCAACGCCGCCACTGCGCAGGAAGGTCTGGAAGCCGCCTATGCCCGTGGCGAGAGCGACGAATTCGTCAAAGCCACCAGCATCGGCGAGCCAGTCAAGGTCGAAGACGGCGACGCCGTAGTGTTCATGAACTTCCGCGCCGACCGCGCACGCGAACTGAGCCGAGTATTTGTCGAGGACGGTTTCAAGGAATTCGAGCGCGCACGCCAGCCGAAAGTGCAGTACGTCGGCCTGACCCAATACGCCGCGAGCATCCCGGCCCCTGCAGCTTTCGCCCCGGGCAGCCTGGAAAACGTCCTCGGCGACTATCTGGCGAAGAACGGCAAAACCCAACTGCGCATCGCCGAAACCGAGAAATACGCCCACGTGACCTTCTTCTTCTCCGGCGGCCGTGAAGAACCGTTTCCGGGCGAAGAGCGCATCCTGATCCCGTCACCGAAAGTCGCCACGTACGACTTGCAGCCGGAAATGAGCGCGCCGGAAGTCACCGACCGTATCGTCGATGCCATCGAAAACCAGCGCTACGACGTGATCGTGGTCAACTACGCCAACGGCGATATGGTCGGCCACAGCGGCGTGTTCGACGCGGCGGTGAAAGCCGTTGAATGCCTGGACACCTGTGTCGGCCGCATCGTCGAGGCCCTGGAAAAGGTTGGCGGCGAAGCGCTGATCACCGCCGACCACGGCAACGTCGAGCAAATGGCTGACGAGTCCACCGGGCAAGCGCACACCGCGCACACCACCGAGCCGGTGCCGTTCATTTATGTCGGCAAGCGTGACCTCAAGGTCCGTGAAGGCGGCGTACTGGCGGACGTGGCGCCGACCATGCTCAAGCTGCTGGGCCTGGAAAAACCGGCGGAAATGACGGGGACCTCGATTCTTGTGTAA
- a CDS encoding murein hydrolase activator EnvC: MLRVLIAIALTCLLQPAFADERAQTQQQLDATRQDIAELKKLLGKLQEEKSGVQKELKGTETEMGKLQKQVDALQKELQKSESELQRLDAEKKKLQSARTEQQRLIAIQARAAYQNGRQEYLKLLLNQQNPEKFARTLTYYDYLSQARLEQLKNFNETLRQLANVEKDIGLQQAQLLVQKSSLDTQREELDKVRKERQQVLAKLNDDVKARDQKLATREQDQADLSKVLKTIEETLARQAREAEEARQKALIAQQEAEKKRLREAEAENSDAPRKPARSTPGALVSSSGETFGGPFAATRGKLPWPVDGRLLARFGETRGDDARTKWDGVMISASAGSQVHAVHGGRVVFADWLRGAGLLVILDHGNGFLSLYGHNQTLLKSAGDVVKAGESISTVGNSGGQDTPALYFAIRQQGHPSDPAQWCRAQG; encoded by the coding sequence ATGCTTCGCGTCCTGATTGCCATCGCTCTGACCTGCCTGCTCCAACCGGCCTTTGCTGACGAGCGCGCGCAAACCCAACAGCAGCTGGATGCCACGCGTCAGGACATTGCCGAGCTGAAGAAGCTGCTGGGCAAGCTCCAGGAAGAAAAGTCCGGCGTGCAAAAAGAGCTCAAGGGCACCGAAACCGAGATGGGCAAACTGCAGAAGCAGGTCGATGCCCTGCAGAAAGAACTGCAGAAAAGCGAATCCGAGTTGCAGCGGCTCGATGCGGAGAAAAAAAAACTCCAGAGCGCGCGCACTGAACAGCAACGACTGATCGCCATCCAGGCCCGCGCCGCCTACCAGAACGGTCGCCAGGAATACCTCAAACTGCTGCTCAACCAGCAGAATCCCGAGAAATTCGCCCGCACCCTCACCTATTACGATTACCTGAGCCAGGCCCGCCTGGAGCAGCTGAAGAATTTCAACGAAACCCTGCGCCAACTGGCCAATGTCGAAAAAGACATCGGCTTGCAGCAGGCGCAATTGCTGGTGCAGAAAAGCAGCCTTGATACCCAGCGCGAAGAGCTCGACAAGGTTCGCAAGGAACGCCAGCAGGTTCTCGCCAAGCTGAACGACGACGTAAAAGCGCGCGACCAGAAACTGGCCACTCGCGAGCAGGATCAGGCAGACCTGTCTAAAGTCCTTAAAACCATTGAAGAAACCCTGGCCCGCCAGGCTCGTGAGGCAGAAGAAGCGCGGCAGAAAGCGCTGATCGCCCAGCAGGAAGCGGAAAAAAAGCGTTTACGTGAGGCCGAAGCTGAAAACAGCGACGCCCCACGAAAACCCGCCAGATCAACACCCGGCGCACTGGTTTCCAGCAGCGGCGAGACCTTCGGTGGCCCTTTTGCCGCAACCCGGGGAAAACTTCCTTGGCCGGTTGATGGTCGACTATTGGCACGTTTCGGTGAAACCCGTGGTGACGACGCCCGGACCAAGTGGGACGGCGTGATGATCAGCGCCTCCGCCGGCAGCCAGGTGCATGCCGTACACGGCGGGCGCGTGGTGTTCGCCGACTGGTTGCGTGGTGCCGGGCTTTTGGTGATTCTCGATCACGGCAACGGTTTTCTGAGTCTTTACGGTCACAACCAGACGCTGCTCAAGTCGGCCGGTGACGTGGTAAAAGCCGGTGAGTCCATCTCCACTGTCGGTAACAGTGGCGGTCAGGACACGCCAGCGCTGTATTTCGCAATTCGTCAGCAGGGTCACCCGAGTGATCCGGCGCAATGGTGTCGTGCGCAAGGATAA
- a CDS encoding S41 family peptidase, whose product MLHLSRLTSLALTIALVIGAPLAFAAQPAPAVAPAGTAATSKAPLPLEELRTFAEVMDRIKAAYVEPVDDKTLLENAIKGMLSNLDPHSAYLGPEDFTELQESTSGEFGGLGIEVGSEDGFIKVVSPIDDTPASKAGIQAGDFIVKINGAPTRGQTMTEAVDKMRGKIGQKITLTLVRDGGTPFDVTLARAVIQVKSVKAQLLESGYGYIRITQFQVKTGEEVSKALAKLRKDNGKKLNGVILDLRNNPGGVLQAAVEVVDHFITKGLIVYTKGRIANSELRFSATGKDESEAVPMVVLINGGSASASEIVAGALQDQKRAVVMGTTSFGKGSVQTVLPLNNDRALKITTALYFTPNGRSIQAQGIVPDIEVRKAKITNEADGDYFKEADLQGHLGNGNGGADKPTGSGAKAKPMPQDDDYQLAQALSLLKGLSITSGR is encoded by the coding sequence ATGCTGCATTTGTCCCGCCTTACCTCGCTGGCCCTGACGATCGCCCTGGTGATCGGCGCGCCTCTGGCGTTCGCCGCACAACCGGCTCCGGCTGTCGCTCCAGCAGGCACTGCTGCGACCTCCAAGGCACCGTTGCCGCTGGAAGAGTTGCGCACCTTTGCCGAGGTCATGGACCGGATCAAAGCCGCGTATGTCGAGCCGGTGGACGACAAGACCCTGCTGGAAAACGCGATCAAGGGCATGCTCAGCAACCTTGATCCGCACTCCGCTTACCTGGGCCCGGAAGATTTCACCGAGTTGCAGGAAAGCACCAGCGGCGAATTCGGCGGCCTGGGCATCGAAGTCGGCTCCGAAGACGGCTTCATCAAGGTCGTCTCGCCGATCGACGACACGCCTGCGTCGAAGGCTGGCATTCAGGCCGGTGACTTCATCGTCAAGATCAACGGCGCGCCGACGCGCGGCCAGACCATGACCGAAGCCGTGGACAAGATGCGCGGCAAGATCGGCCAGAAAATCACCCTGACCCTGGTGCGCGACGGCGGCACGCCATTCGACGTGACCCTGGCCCGCGCCGTGATTCAAGTGAAAAGCGTCAAGGCGCAATTGCTGGAGTCGGGCTACGGCTACATCCGCATCACCCAGTTCCAGGTCAAGACCGGCGAAGAAGTTTCCAAAGCCCTGGCCAAGCTGCGCAAGGACAACGGCAAGAAACTCAACGGCGTCATCCTCGACCTGCGCAACAACCCGGGCGGCGTGCTGCAGGCAGCGGTGGAAGTGGTCGATCACTTCATCACCAAAGGCCTAATCGTCTACACCAAGGGCCGGATCGCCAATTCCGAACTGCGCTTCTCAGCCACCGGCAAGGACGAAAGCGAAGCCGTGCCGATGGTCGTGCTGATCAACGGCGGCAGCGCCTCGGCGTCGGAAATCGTCGCCGGCGCCCTGCAGGATCAGAAACGCGCCGTAGTCATGGGCACCACCAGTTTCGGCAAGGGCTCGGTACAAACCGTACTGCCGCTGAACAACGACCGCGCACTGAAGATCACCACCGCGCTGTACTTCACGCCGAATGGCCGTTCGATTCAGGCCCAAGGCATCGTCCCGGACATCGAAGTGCGCAAGGCGAAGATCACCAACGAAGCGGACGGCGACTACTTCAAGGAAGCCGACCTGCAAGGTCACCTGGGCAATGGCAACGGCGGCGCCGACAAACCGACCGGTTCCGGCGCCAAGGCCAAACCGATGCCGCAGGACGACGATTACCAATTGGCCCAGGCCCTGAGCCTGCTCAAAGGGCTGAGCATTACGTCCGGCCGTTGA
- a CDS encoding divergent polysaccharide deacetylase family protein, with amino-acid sequence MSLRFVFVLLCCLAGAAHAEPATSTPHKAYLTLIIDDLGQNLPRDRRVLALPGPVTTAIMPDTPHATEFAREAHRAGKIVILHMPMDPATGPYAWHPELPIEELEKRLNAAFKMVPYTAGINNHMGSRMTAQPVAMAWLMAELQRRHKFFVDSRTSAQTVAAQQAQKIDLASVSRDVFLDDERTEAAIFTQLQTAISLAHKQGSAVMIGHPYPQTLAVLERELPKLKAQGIEWIDIKQMISVRSNRAMAGHGKDGVYR; translated from the coding sequence ATGTCTCTGCGTTTCGTCTTCGTTCTGTTGTGCTGTCTGGCGGGTGCTGCTCACGCAGAGCCCGCCACATCAACACCGCACAAAGCCTACCTGACACTGATCATCGATGACCTGGGGCAAAACCTGCCCCGGGATCGCCGTGTGCTGGCCCTGCCCGGCCCGGTGACCACGGCGATCATGCCCGACACCCCGCACGCCACCGAATTCGCCCGCGAAGCCCATCGCGCCGGCAAGATCGTGATCCTGCACATGCCCATGGACCCGGCCACCGGGCCGTATGCGTGGCATCCTGAACTGCCCATCGAAGAACTCGAAAAACGCCTCAATGCTGCTTTCAAAATGGTCCCCTACACCGCCGGCATCAATAACCACATGGGCAGCCGCATGACCGCGCAACCGGTGGCGATGGCGTGGTTGATGGCTGAATTGCAGCGCCGCCACAAGTTCTTCGTCGACAGCCGCACCAGTGCGCAAACCGTTGCGGCGCAACAGGCGCAGAAGATCGATCTGGCGAGTGTCTCGCGGGATGTATTTCTCGATGACGAGCGCACCGAGGCAGCAATCTTCACCCAGTTGCAGACGGCGATCAGCCTTGCGCACAAACAAGGTTCGGCGGTGATGATCGGCCATCCGTACCCGCAGACCCTCGCCGTGCTGGAGCGCGAGCTGCCCAAGCTCAAGGCCCAAGGCATCGAGTGGATCGACATCAAGCAAATGATCAGCGTGCGCAGCAATCGCGCCATGGCCGGTCATGGCAAAGACGGCGTGTATCGGTAA
- a CDS encoding Vps62-related protein has translation MTTHDETAVPAGQMEPIKLDNLLINFTTEFHRVWDTTGARGKPASFWRPTPAPDALPGYFSLGDIAISGSANINGEIIAAVVCEGDSGGAANTRKRALSRPSDFELVWKETGSAAVTRTSIWRPVAPTGYVALGLVCSNDHNKPSLNTVRCVRKDLVVEANVGDLIWNDKGSGAKMSFSAWHIEPPTAAAGEICFAPGTFVGSPNHDKPATTPNAYALRMQIPLEVTPPPEAPTLAGYEKPQHAPARITQTSKLPWFAIRDFERPSEQFQKSPYYTLKRTDQHLLVGHCHNKTGKCQPIKWTARRAQDAAMMRIFSRSTSVEVTKAWPISALSDVRMTKFSACLHKNFTHTETSLSGWSELRPQLVLAMAPRSKSVAIYQMESYYELTREDGTLVAVEFGYSDDASIYLTEYPAEKEEPVVICPAITTNSPIEAGAVHNTNEVNVISAPEADLPNATDTLP, from the coding sequence ATGACTACGCATGACGAAACCGCTGTGCCAGCCGGGCAAATGGAGCCCATAAAACTCGACAATCTGCTGATCAACTTCACCACCGAGTTTCACCGCGTCTGGGATACCACCGGCGCTCGCGGGAAACCCGCGTCCTTCTGGCGCCCTACCCCCGCCCCGGATGCATTGCCTGGCTATTTCTCCCTCGGTGACATTGCCATTTCCGGAAGTGCCAACATCAATGGAGAAATCATCGCGGCAGTCGTCTGCGAAGGCGATTCAGGCGGTGCTGCAAACACAAGGAAACGGGCTCTCAGCCGCCCCAGCGACTTTGAGCTGGTCTGGAAAGAGACGGGGTCAGCAGCGGTTACCCGCACTTCAATATGGCGTCCTGTTGCACCGACCGGCTATGTCGCATTGGGACTGGTCTGCTCCAACGACCATAACAAGCCTTCACTCAACACGGTTCGCTGCGTCAGAAAGGATCTGGTGGTCGAAGCAAATGTCGGAGACTTGATCTGGAACGACAAAGGCAGTGGCGCGAAGATGAGCTTCAGCGCTTGGCATATTGAGCCTCCCACCGCCGCCGCAGGCGAGATCTGTTTTGCCCCCGGGACCTTTGTCGGTTCCCCGAACCACGACAAGCCCGCAACAACACCCAATGCTTATGCGCTACGGATGCAGATTCCCCTCGAAGTCACCCCGCCACCAGAGGCACCGACACTTGCCGGCTATGAAAAGCCGCAACATGCACCCGCCCGGATCACGCAAACATCAAAACTGCCCTGGTTCGCGATCAGGGACTTCGAACGTCCTAGCGAACAATTCCAGAAATCGCCTTATTACACTCTGAAAAGGACAGACCAACATCTGCTCGTCGGACACTGCCATAACAAAACGGGCAAGTGCCAACCGATCAAATGGACGGCTCGTCGCGCTCAAGACGCAGCAATGATGCGGATATTCAGCAGAAGCACTTCAGTGGAAGTCACAAAGGCCTGGCCGATCTCGGCATTGAGTGACGTGCGAATGACAAAGTTCTCGGCTTGCCTGCACAAGAACTTCACTCATACCGAAACATCCCTCAGCGGATGGAGTGAGTTGCGCCCTCAGCTCGTCCTCGCCATGGCTCCCCGGAGCAAGTCAGTGGCGATTTACCAGATGGAAAGCTATTACGAGCTGACACGTGAGGACGGTACGTTGGTGGCTGTAGAGTTCGGCTACTCCGACGACGCCAGCATTTATCTGACCGAGTATCCGGCGGAGAAAGAAGAGCCCGTTGTCATATGCCCTGCCATAACGACAAACTCGCCAATAGAAGCAGGTGCCGTGCACAACACCAATGAGGTCAACGTTATCTCTGCGCCAGAAGCAGACTTGCCGAACGCTACAGATACCTTGCCATGA
- a CDS encoding ABC transporter substrate-binding protein: MIKRLLLVLASACVLLLNTARAENSPDTDLVLLTENFPPYNMAKNGKNFAQGENINGIATDIVREMFQRAGITYSLTLRFPWERVYKLALENPGYGAFVMARLPDREKLFKWVGPIGPDDWIMLAKADSKITLETLNDARKYRIGAYKGDAIAETLTKQGLKPVVVLRDQDNAKKLVNGQIDLWATGDPAGRYLARQDGVTGLKTVLRFNSAELYLALNKDVSDEVVAKLQAALDQLRKEGVVDDIMARYL, from the coding sequence ATGATCAAACGCCTGCTTCTTGTTCTCGCCAGTGCCTGTGTGTTGCTGCTCAATACTGCCCGGGCCGAAAACAGTCCTGACACCGATCTGGTGCTCCTCACCGAAAACTTCCCGCCGTACAACATGGCGAAGAACGGCAAGAATTTCGCCCAGGGCGAGAACATCAACGGCATTGCCACCGACATCGTGCGCGAGATGTTCCAGCGCGCCGGCATCACCTATAGCCTGACCCTGCGTTTCCCTTGGGAGCGCGTCTACAAACTGGCTCTGGAAAACCCCGGTTACGGTGCATTCGTCATGGCGCGACTGCCGGACCGCGAAAAGCTCTTCAAGTGGGTCGGCCCGATCGGCCCCGACGACTGGATCATGTTGGCCAAGGCTGACAGCAAGATCACCCTCGAAACCCTCAATGACGCGCGCAAGTACCGGATCGGTGCCTACAAGGGCGATGCGATTGCCGAGACGCTGACCAAGCAGGGCTTGAAACCAGTGGTCGTGCTGCGGGATCAGGACAACGCGAAGAAACTGGTCAACGGTCAGATCGACCTGTGGGCTACCGGTGATCCTGCCGGCCGTTATCTGGCGCGGCAGGATGGTGTAACCGGACTCAAAACCGTGCTGCGTTTCAATAGCGCCGAGCTATATCTGGCGCTGAACAAGGACGTCTCCGACGAAGTCGTCGCCAAGCTCCAGGCTGCGCTTGATCAGCTGCGCAAAGAAGGCGTGGTTGACGACATCATGGCAAGGTATCTGTAG